Sequence from the Anaerolineae bacterium genome:
GATGGATTTTCGGCGCCCCGCTAGCCTATAACTTGGGCGCCGGTTTCATCACCATCCGCAAGCCGGACAAGCTCCCCGCAGACAAGGTTCGCTGTGAGTACGCCCTCGAGTACGGCACTAATGTCCTCGAGATGCACCGCGACGCCATCGAGCCCGGTGATAGGGTGCTACTAGTGGACGATCTGCTGGCCACTGGGGGCACCGCTCGCGGGTCCATAAGCATGATCGAGGAGCTGGGCGGAGAGGTGGTCGGGGTGGCCTTCCTCATCGAGTTGAAGGGGCTGAGAGGCAGAGATCAGCTCCAGGGGTACGATGTGCGCTCGGTGATAGCCTTCGAGGGAGCTTAGGGGGCCGACGTTAACCCTGTCTGCCGGCCCGGCGTACACCGGGCCGGCAGACGTGACAAGGGGCGCCCTGCTGCTAGCTCTTTGCCACCGCCAGCTAACAGGAGGGTTGTGCTGGCGACCGACTCTCAGGTTTGGCTAACTACCCGACTAACGCCCACACTAGCGCTGACATCTGGATGCGGCGGTCTGCATTGCGGCGGGCGCCCCTTGTTAGCTGTATCGAAACCCAGCCAACCGCCACGCCGGCAGTCTACCACGCCTTCTCCGTCTCTCTCATAAAGCGTGGATGAAGATCGTGCCTGAGTTTCGTTAAAGACCAGGGCCCGGTTCCTTTCGGGGGCGGGGGACAGGATCAGCTGCGACCAGCGTCCGCGCCCCGCTTCTGCTGCTCCGACCGCCAGCGGTCCAAGATGGCCAGCACTTCCTCGTCGCCCACGTCGTACCAGTGGCGGTATACCTGGGCCACGGCCCGGAAGCCAGGCGGGGTGAGGACCACCACCACCTCGTCCGCTAGGGCGTCCATCTCCCGCACTACATCCTCCCCCGCCACCGGCACTGCCACCACGATGCGGGCGGCTCCTCGCCTTCGGCAGAGCATGATGGCGGCCCGCATGGTGGCTCCGGTGGCCAGCCCATCGTCCACCAGGATGACCACTCTGCCCTCGAGCGGGGGGAGAGGACGGCCTCCCCTCAGCACGTTCACCCGGCGGGCGGATTCCTGACGCTGCTCGGCCACGATCCGGCTCACCAGGGCCGGGGGAAACCACCGGGCGGCATAGTCGGCGATGTAGGTGCTACCGTCCTCGGCGACAGCGCCGAACCCGGCTTCCGGGTTGCCCGGGAAGGGCAGCTTGCGGGCCACCAGTATGTCCAGCTCGGCGCGAAGGCGAACGGCCACCTGGTAGCCCACCTCCACCCCGCCGCGGGGAATAGCCAGGACTACGGCGTTCGCGTCCCGGTAGTGCTCGAGGAGGGAGGCCAGGCGCCGGCCGGCATCCTGCCGGTCTTCAAACATCCTGATATCGGACATCAAGTATCCTTCTGGGGCGGACGGCGTCTTCGCCGTCGGGCGATCGGGGCACCAACGGGAGCAACCGAGGGCCAACGAAAACCAAACGCTAACCTATCGGCATCATCTCAGAGGAGAGACGGTGAGTCAAGCAGAAACAGGGGTCCAGGCTTGTCGCCGCCTGACCGGTGGTACCTGGCCGCCGCCGCGCCTGGAAGCGCGGACTCCTCAGGGCAAAGCGCCACACCCCTCGAGGAGTGCGCGCGCCCACGCGCGAAAGGGCTCCGCAAACAGACTTCCCCGTCCGGGCGCCGCCGCGCCTGGAAGCGCGGACTCCTCAGGGCAAAGCGCCACACCCCTCGAGGAGTGCGCGCGCCCACGCGCGAAAGGGCTCCGCAAACAGACTTCCCCGTCCGGCCGCCGCCGCGCCTGGGGGCGCGGACTCCTCAGGGCAAAGCGCCACACCCCTCGAGGAGTTCGCGCGCCCACGCGCGAAAGCGCTCCGCAAACAGACTTCCCCGTCCGGCCGCCGCCGCGCCTGGGGGCGCGGACTCCTCAGGACGAAGCGCCACACCCCTCGAGGAGTTCGCGCGCCCACGCGCGAAAGGGCTCCGCAGACAGACTTCCCCGTCCGGCCGCCGCCGCGCCTGGGGCCGCGGACTCCTCAGGACGAACGCCACACCCCTCGAGGAGTGCGCGCGCCCACGCGCGAAAGGGCTCCAGGAGCAAACCTCCCCGTCGGAGTGCCGACACGGCCTCTAGGGGCTCACGGGCGTCGCCGGTCCAGGTGGGAACGAAGCCGACAGTCCCTGCGTCTTCTAGGTAGACTGCTGCCAGGAGGACTCCCATGCGAGGGGGGCTACGATTCGCGCTAGTGCTGATCGCCGTGTGGTTGGCCCTGTTCGCCTCGAGCGGAACCGCTTCCGCTGACGGGTGGATCATCCCCCGGCCACCAGTGCCGCCCTGTCCCAATTGCCCACCCGTCCCCCCACGCGACGTGCCGTACCTGACGGTGAAGTATCACCGGGTCACGGTCACCATCGAGGATCAGGTGGCAGTCACCCGGGTGGACCAGGTGTTCGTGAACCGGTCCGAGTGGTCCCTCGAAGGCACTTACGTCTTTCCCCTGCCCGAGGAGGCGTCCATCAGCCGATTCGCCATGTGGGTGGATGGCGAACCGCTCCAGGGCGAGCTGTACGCCCGAGAGGAGGCCCGGCGCATCTACGAGGAGATCGTCCGGCAGCGGCTCGACCCTGCCCTACTGGAATACGTGGGCCGCGACCTGTTCCAGGCCAGCATCTTCCCCATCGAGCCAGGCGGCGAGCGGCGCATCGAGATCGAATACGTCCAGGCCCTCCCTGCCGACAACGGCCTAGTGCGTTACGTCTACCCTCTCTCCACCGAACGCTTCTCCCCCGAGCCCCTAGGCGACGTCTCTATCAGTGTGGACATCGAGAGCGACGTCCCCATCCGCAGCCTCTACTCGCCCAGCCATCCCGTAGCCATCGACCGGCAGGGGCAGAAGCGGGCCCGTGTAGGTTGGGAGGCGCGCGACCTCACTCCGCACACTGACTTCGCCCTCTACTACACCGTGTCCCCGGAGAGCCCGGGGGTGAACCTGCTCAGCTATCGGGGCGAGGACAGGGAGGGCTACTTCGCCCTGCTGATCACCCCGGCGCTCTCGACCGACGAGGATGAGGTGGTGGAGAAAGACGTGGTGCTGGTGCTGGACGTGTCTGGCAGCATGGAGGGTGAGAAGCTGGAGCAGGCCAAAGAGGCCCTCACCTACGTCCTGCGCCACCTCAACGACGGCGACCGGTACAACGTGATCGCCTTCTCCACCGAGGTCACTTCGCTGGCCCGGACCATGCAGCCGGCGGGCAACCTGAGGGAGGCAGAGCGGTTCGTGGCTGGGCTGCAGGCCCGGGGCAACACCGACATCAACGGGGCCCTGCTGGAGGCCATGGCCCTCGCCGACCCCGAGCGCCCCACTATCGTCATCTTCCTCACCGACGGCCTCCCTACGGCGGGGGTCACCGACGCCGGCCTCATCTTGAACAACGTGCGGCAGGCGGCCCCATCCTCGGTGCGGCTGTTCTGCTTCGGCGTGGGGGACGACGTGGACACCTCGCTCCTGGATACGTTGGGAAGGGAGTTACGCGGGGTGAGCGCCTACGTCCGCCCGGGTCAGAGCGTGGACGAAGAGGTGGGTTCCTTCTACGCTAAGATCGCCACGCCCGTCCTGGCGGACGTGGACCTGGAGGTGCGAGGGGTGCGGGTGGAGGACATATATCCCCACCCGCTGCCGGACTTGTTTGCCGGCACCCAGTTGCTAGTGGTGGGGCGGTACGAGGGCAGCGGGCCG
This genomic interval carries:
- a CDS encoding phosphoribosyltransferase, with the translated sequence MFEDRQDAGRRLASLLEHYRDANAVVLAIPRGGVEVGYQVAVRLRAELDILVARKLPFPGNPEAGFGAVAEDGSTYIADYAARWFPPALVSRIVAEQRQESARRVNVLRGGRPLPPLEGRVVILVDDGLATGATMRAAIMLCRRRGAARIVVAVPVAGEDVVREMDALADEVVVVLTPPGFRAVAQVYRHWYDVGDEEVLAILDRWRSEQQKRGADAGRS
- a CDS encoding VWA domain-containing protein, giving the protein MRGGLRFALVLIAVWLALFASSGTASADGWIIPRPPVPPCPNCPPVPPRDVPYLTVKYHRVTVTIEDQVAVTRVDQVFVNRSEWSLEGTYVFPLPEEASISRFAMWVDGEPLQGELYAREEARRIYEEIVRQRLDPALLEYVGRDLFQASIFPIEPGGERRIEIEYVQALPADNGLVRYVYPLSTERFSPEPLGDVSISVDIESDVPIRSLYSPSHPVAIDRQGQKRARVGWEARDLTPHTDFALYYTVSPESPGVNLLSYRGEDREGYFALLITPALSTDEDEVVEKDVVLVLDVSGSMEGEKLEQAKEALTYVLRHLNDGDRYNVIAFSTEVTSLARTMQPAGNLREAERFVAGLQARGNTDINGALLEAMALADPERPTIVIFLTDGLPTAGVTDAGLILNNVRQAAPSSVRLFCFGVGDDVDTSLLDTLGRELRGVSAYVRPGQSVDEEVGSFYAKIATPVLADVDLEVRGVRVEDIYPHPLPDLFAGTQLLVVGRYEGSGPARVTLSGEVNGRPQSFQYEVAFARGGGDDFLPSLWATRKVGHLLNRIRLYGESKELVDQVVELSIRYGIITPYTSFLVQEPEEALSRAGRESIARRELEALASEPSAPVYGATAVTKAQTQHALEDAQSPLSPALADEGGPSRVAVVGDRAFVWRDGTWLDTLFDVEEMQAIPVTVGSDAFFQLLREHPDAGRYFALGERVIVVLGGRAYQSIPGVPDEGISATATGTEQIRVELEAQPTAGPAPLAVQFLGRLVGGPDDNREFYCPSLAWDFGDGTSQFIQPECPEPPEGKWPVQREFRTEHEYSQPGTYRARVAIEGVWSPETTIELSTGSGHNGATSLLEYLRGLIARLIGPSPE
- a CDS encoding adenine phosphoribosyltransferase — encoded protein: MEFVPLIRSIPDFPIPGILFRDITTLIKNGKAFREAVDALAELFADRQVDKVAGIEARGWIFGAPLAYNLGAGFITIRKPDKLPADKVRCEYALEYGTNVLEMHRDAIEPGDRVLLVDDLLATGGTARGSISMIEELGGEVVGVAFLIELKGLRGRDQLQGYDVRSVIAFEGA